The following coding sequences lie in one Gadus morhua chromosome 20, gadMor3.0, whole genome shotgun sequence genomic window:
- the esd gene encoding S-formylglutathione hydrolase isoform X2 — protein MALTQVSSNKCAGGYQKVYEHESVELQCKMKFAVYLPPKAETDKCPVFYWLSGLTCTEQNFITKAGAQQAAADNGIIIVAPDTSPRGCGIEGEDESWDFGTGAGFYVDATEEPWKNNYRMYSYVTEELPKLINSNFAADPDRMSISGHSMGGHGALVCTLRNPGRYKTVSAFAPICNPIGCPWGQKAFAGYLGADKSTWEAYDATVLAASYDGPKLDILIDQGGDDQFLSSSQLLPDHLIAACSAKKIPVVFRRQPGYDHSYFFIYSFMSDHIKHHAKYLNA, from the exons ATGGCCCTCACTCAAGTTTCCTCCAACAAATGTGCTGGTGGCTACCAGAAGGTGTATGAACAtgaaag CGTGGAGCTCCAGTGTAAGATGAAGTTTGCCGTTTACCTTCCTCCCAAGGCAGAGACTGACAAGTGTCCCGTCTTCTACTGGCTCTCCG GGCTGACGTGCACGGAGCAGAACTTCATCACCAAAGCGGGAGCCCAGCAGGCCGCCGCGGACAACGGCATCATCATCGTCGCCCCGGACACCAGCCCTC GGGGCTGCGGCATTGAGGGCGAGGACGAGAGCTGGGACTTCGGCACCGGAGCCGGCTTCTACGTCGACGCCACCGAGGAGCCCTGGAAGAACAACTACCGCATGTACTCCTACGTCACAGAGGAG CTCCCCAAGCTGATCAACAGTAACTTTGCGGCGGACCCCGACAGGATGTCCATCTCGGGGCACTCCATGGGGGGTCACGGCGCGCTGGTCTGCACCCTCAGGAACCCTGGCAGATACAAG acgGTCTCCGCGTTCGCTCCTATCTGTAACCCCATCGGGTGTCCCTGGGGTCAGAAAGCCTTCGCCGGATACCTGGGAGCTGACAAGTCCACATGGGAG GCGTACGATGCTACGGTGTTGGCAGCTTCCTATGACGGTCCCAAGCTAGACATCCTGATAGACCAAGGTGGTGATGACCAGTTCCTGTCCTCCAGCCAGCTGCTTCCTGACCACCTGATCGCCGCCTGCTCCGCCAAGAAGATCCCGGTCGTTTTCCGACGCCAGCCC GGCTATGACCACAGTTACTTCTTCATCTACTCCTTTATGAGCGACCACATCAAGCACCACGCCAAGTACCTCAATGCTTAG
- the esd gene encoding S-formylglutathione hydrolase isoform X1 produces the protein MWYKPGLRKGACLLVCIWSERGIERQMHCSAVLSKMALTQVSSNKCAGGYQKVYEHESVELQCKMKFAVYLPPKAETDKCPVFYWLSGLTCTEQNFITKAGAQQAAADNGIIIVAPDTSPRGCGIEGEDESWDFGTGAGFYVDATEEPWKNNYRMYSYVTEELPKLINSNFAADPDRMSISGHSMGGHGALVCTLRNPGRYKTVSAFAPICNPIGCPWGQKAFAGYLGADKSTWEAYDATVLAASYDGPKLDILIDQGGDDQFLSSSQLLPDHLIAACSAKKIPVVFRRQPGYDHSYFFIYSFMSDHIKHHAKYLNA, from the exons ATGTGGTATAAGCCAGGACTCCGCAAGGGGGCTtgtctgttggtgtgtattTGGAGTGAAAGGGGGATTGAACGACAAATGCATTGTTCTGCAGTTCTCAGCAAGATGGCCCTCACTCAAGTTTCCTCCAACAAATGTGCTGGTGGCTACCAGAAGGTGTATGAACAtgaaag CGTGGAGCTCCAGTGTAAGATGAAGTTTGCCGTTTACCTTCCTCCCAAGGCAGAGACTGACAAGTGTCCCGTCTTCTACTGGCTCTCCG GGCTGACGTGCACGGAGCAGAACTTCATCACCAAAGCGGGAGCCCAGCAGGCCGCCGCGGACAACGGCATCATCATCGTCGCCCCGGACACCAGCCCTC GGGGCTGCGGCATTGAGGGCGAGGACGAGAGCTGGGACTTCGGCACCGGAGCCGGCTTCTACGTCGACGCCACCGAGGAGCCCTGGAAGAACAACTACCGCATGTACTCCTACGTCACAGAGGAG CTCCCCAAGCTGATCAACAGTAACTTTGCGGCGGACCCCGACAGGATGTCCATCTCGGGGCACTCCATGGGGGGTCACGGCGCGCTGGTCTGCACCCTCAGGAACCCTGGCAGATACAAG acgGTCTCCGCGTTCGCTCCTATCTGTAACCCCATCGGGTGTCCCTGGGGTCAGAAAGCCTTCGCCGGATACCTGGGAGCTGACAAGTCCACATGGGAG GCGTACGATGCTACGGTGTTGGCAGCTTCCTATGACGGTCCCAAGCTAGACATCCTGATAGACCAAGGTGGTGATGACCAGTTCCTGTCCTCCAGCCAGCTGCTTCCTGACCACCTGATCGCCGCCTGCTCCGCCAAGAAGATCCCGGTCGTTTTCCGACGCCAGCCC GGCTATGACCACAGTTACTTCTTCATCTACTCCTTTATGAGCGACCACATCAAGCACCACGCCAAGTACCTCAATGCTTAG